The sequence below is a genomic window from Salinisphaera sp. T31B1.
TGGGTCGTCCTTGGTTAAGATGGGCCGAGAGGGGCTCGGTCATGCGGGCTGTCTCGTCCGCAGCGATCGCCGTTGTGCGCGCACAGGCGGTTACGGGGGACGATTTCGTCGGGTGTGGAAATCGCGCCTAGAGTACGTTGCGGCCGTCGACATAGGCCTTGCGCCAGCGCGTGATCACCACGCGCTCGAACAGCTCGGCCTGGTGGAACGGATCGGCTTCGATGAAGCGCTCGGCGGCCGCGCGCGTGTCGACATCGACCAGGTAGATGCCGCCCGATGCGATTTCGCCGGCATCGTCGAGCTTGGCGCCACAGGCGATCAGACGCTCGGCGTTGGCATCCAGATATGCCAGATGCACGTCGCGGGTGGACAGCCGCAGATCATGGTGATCGGGCTTGTCGTAGGTTTCGATGAGATAAGGCATGCAGGGTGCTCCGAATGAATTCTCAGGTGCCGAGTGCGCCCCAGATGAGGACGGCGCTGGCGAAGATGATGCCGAGGTAGCCGAGAATGAGCACCATATAGCCCATCACGTCGCGCAGCCTGAGCCCCGATATCGCCAGCACGGGGATAATCCAGAACGGTTGGATCATGTTGGTCCACTGGTCGCCGATCTGCACGGCGAGTGCGGTGGCGGCATTCGATGCGCCCAGCGCTTGCGCCGCCTGCACCATCACCGGGCCCTGTACCGCCCATTGCCCGCCGCCCGAAGGCGCCAGCAGATTGATCAGCGCCCCGCTGATGAACGACCAGATCGGCAGCGTCGCGGCACTTGAGATGTCCACGAACAGGTTGGCGAAGGTGACTACCAGTCCGGAACCCACCAGTATGCCCATGATGCCGGCATAGAACGGGTACTGAACGATGATGCCGGAAACGATCCGCACGCCGTCGTCCAGCGCGGCCAGATACCGGGCCGGAGACGCGAACAGCAGAATGCCCAGAAACACGAACAGGAAATTGACCGTGTTCAGGTTCAGCGTGCCCCCGTCAGCGAAATGCAGGCCGATGTAGATCAGACCGATCAGGCCGATGCCGATACCGACCACACGGCTGTGGTTGAGCCGGTCGGCGACCGTCCGCCTGCCGTGCTCGTCGTGACCGGCCGATGGGCGGGTGACGGTCGCCGGGTCGATCTCGATGATCTCGTCGGCATTCTTCGGGTGCAGCAGCGCGTTGAACAGCGGCAGGGTAAGTACGATCAGCCCGCTGGTGATCAGAAGAACCGGCGAGAAGATCGTCTGGGTGAGCGGTACGAGGCCGATCTGGTCCTGCAGGAAATGGCCTTCGGTAGAGATCAGCAACGGTACGCTGCCGGACAGCCCGATCCCGTACAGGCAGAAGCCGGAGTAAGCGGCTGCGATCACCAGCGGATAGTGCAGGCCACGCACCTTGACGGCCAGCTTCTGGGCGACCAGCGTGCCGATCACCAGGCCGAACCCCCAGTTCAGCCAGCTGCCGATGCTGCCCACGAGCGTGGCGACCACGATCGCCATGAACGGCGTGGACACGGTGGCCGCGATGCGATCCAGCAGGGCATCCACGAGCGGCGTACGCGCCAGGATATAGCCCGCCAGCAGAATCACCGTCATCTGCATACTGAAGGCGAGCAGATCCCAGAAGCCGTCGCCCCAGTAGCGCACGGCATCCAGCGGTGTCGTGCCTTCCACAGCGAGCGCCAGCGTCATGGTGAACACGGTGAGTATTACCGCGATGACGAGCGGATCGGGCAGGTAGCGGCTGATCAGCCGGGTGAAAAAGCTGGCTAATGTCTGCATGAGCGCTCGTTTCAAACAGGTCTGGATTATTGCGGAATTGTGTTCCGCAAATAACGGGCGCGCATGTTTGTACTGCGTCGTGAAACAGGCAATACGACGTTCGTCTTATTGTGTTTCGTTTCGTTGTTCAAGGCGGGACGCGCAAGTGGTCGATGTCGGGCCGCCATGCGTGGACAGATCGGTTACACTAGAAGGCTTGTTTGAACCTGCCCGCCAGCGGGCCCGAGCGGCATGACCAGCGCCACGCAACCGAAAGTCTTCGTCCAGACCTGGGGCTGCCAGATGAACGAGTACGACTCGGCCAAGATGGTCGAAGTGCTGCGCAAGCAGCGCGGCGCCGAGCGCGTGAACACGCCGGAAGAAGCCGACGTGATCCTGCTCAACACCTGTTCGATCCGCGAAAAGGCGGCCGAGAAGGTGTTTTCGCAGCTCGGGCGCTGGCGCGAACTCAAGCTCGAGCGGCCGGATCTGGTGATCGGCGTGGGCGGCTGTGTGGCCTCTCAGGAAGGCCATGCGATCCGCGAGCGCGCGCCGTTCGTGGATATGGTCTTCGGCCCGCAGACGCTGCACCGGCTGCCCGAAATGCTCGATGCCGTACAGGACAACGGCGCCGGCATCGTCGATATCGCCTTTCCCGAGATCGACAAGTTCGATCACATGCCGCCGGCGAAAGCCGAAGGCGCGACCGCGTTCGTATCGATCATGGAAGGCTGTTCGAAGTACTGCAGCTTCTGTGTCGTGCCCTACACCCGCGGCGAGGAGATCTCGCGCCCGTTCGACGACGTGATCCTGGAAGTCGCGGAGCTCGCGGAGCAGGGTGTGAAGGAAATCACGCTGCTGGGCCAGAACGTCAACGGCTATCGCGGGCCGATGGAAGACGGCTCGGTCTGCGATCTGGCGATGCTGGTGGAGTTCGTGGCCGAAATCGAGGGCATCGAGCGGATTCGCTATACCACCAGCCATCCGCTGGAATTTTCGGATGCGCTGATCGAGGCCTATGCCCGTGTGCCGAAGCTCGCCAACTATCTGCATCTGCCGGTGCAGTCCGGCTCGGACGCGGTGCTGGCACAGATGAAGCGCGGCTATACGGCCGATCATTTCCGTGAGCGCATCGCGAAACTGCGCGAAGTGCGTCCGGACATCAGCCTGTCGACCGACATCATCGTCGGTCATCCGGGCGAGGGCGCTGAGGAGTTCGAGCAGACCATGCAGCTGGTCGAGGATATCGGCTTCGACGCCGCGTTTTCCTTCGTCTACAGCAAGCGGCCCGGCACACCGGCGGCCGACATGATCGACGACACGCCGCGCGAGTTGAAGAAAGACCGCCTGGCGCGCCTGCAGGCCCGGATCGGCGAGTTCAATCGCCAGTACATGCAGTCCATGGTCGGCACGTCCCAGCGCGTGCTGGTCGAACGCGAATCCAAACGCGGCGGTGGCCAGATGGCCGGACGTACCGATTCCAATCGCTGGGTCAATTTCGACGGCCATCCGCGCATGA
It includes:
- a CDS encoding YciI family protein gives rise to the protein MPYLIETYDKPDHHDLRLSTRDVHLAYLDANAERLIACGAKLDDAGEIASGGIYLVDVDTRAAAERFIEADPFHQAELFERVVITRWRKAYVDGRNVL
- a CDS encoding TIGR00366 family protein; this encodes MQTLASFFTRLISRYLPDPLVIAVILTVFTMTLALAVEGTTPLDAVRYWGDGFWDLLAFSMQMTVILLAGYILARTPLVDALLDRIAATVSTPFMAIVVATLVGSIGSWLNWGFGLVIGTLVAQKLAVKVRGLHYPLVIAAAYSGFCLYGIGLSGSVPLLISTEGHFLQDQIGLVPLTQTIFSPVLLITSGLIVLTLPLFNALLHPKNADEIIEIDPATVTRPSAGHDEHGRRTVADRLNHSRVVGIGIGLIGLIYIGLHFADGGTLNLNTVNFLFVFLGILLFASPARYLAALDDGVRIVSGIIVQYPFYAGIMGILVGSGLVVTFANLFVDISSAATLPIWSFISGALINLLAPSGGGQWAVQGPVMVQAAQALGASNAATALAVQIGDQWTNMIQPFWIIPVLAISGLRLRDVMGYMVLILGYLGIIFASAVLIWGALGT
- the miaB gene encoding tRNA (N6-isopentenyl adenosine(37)-C2)-methylthiotransferase MiaB, which produces MTSATQPKVFVQTWGCQMNEYDSAKMVEVLRKQRGAERVNTPEEADVILLNTCSIREKAAEKVFSQLGRWRELKLERPDLVIGVGGCVASQEGHAIRERAPFVDMVFGPQTLHRLPEMLDAVQDNGAGIVDIAFPEIDKFDHMPPAKAEGATAFVSIMEGCSKYCSFCVVPYTRGEEISRPFDDVILEVAELAEQGVKEITLLGQNVNGYRGPMEDGSVCDLAMLVEFVAEIEGIERIRYTTSHPLEFSDALIEAYARVPKLANYLHLPVQSGSDAVLAQMKRGYTADHFRERIAKLREVRPDISLSTDIIVGHPGEGAEEFEQTMQLVEDIGFDAAFSFVYSKRPGTPAADMIDDTPRELKKDRLARLQARIGEFNRQYMQSMVGTSQRVLVERESKRGGGQMAGRTDSNRWVNFDGHPRMIGHFVDIEITEALDNSLRGRVTTIHETPATPDLASVG